A single genomic interval of Primulina huaijiensis isolate GDHJ02 chromosome 7, ASM1229523v2, whole genome shotgun sequence harbors:
- the LOC140980692 gene encoding mediator of RNA polymerase II transcription subunit 28 → MAERQQHESLNATDPAPKEDMISYVMALEAALLPCLPARELQAIDRSPHPSHQIDVERHARDFMEAAKKLQLYFISLQRDDPPTREETLRKEIAMMEEELKVKAELIKKQERLIQGWRSELKEQFDKHNIELERV, encoded by the exons ATGGCTGAAAGACAACAGCATGAATCTTTAAATGCCACTGATCCTGCGCCGAAGGAAGACATGATATCCTACGTGATGGCATTGGAAGCCGCTTTGTTACCGTGCTTACCTGCCAGAGAACTTCAAGCAATTGACCGTTCTCCCCATCCTTCTCATCAGA TTGATGTGGAAAGACATGCTAGAGATTTCATGGAGGCGGCAAAAAAGCTTCAGCTCTACTTTATCAGTTTGCAGCGTGATGATCCGCCTACAAGAGAAGAAACCTTAAGGAAG GAAATTGCTATGATGGAAGAAGAGTTGAAAGTAAAGGCCGAGTTGATTAAGAAGCAAGAGAGGCTGATTCAAGGATGGAGGTCTGAGTTGAAAGAGCAATTCGATAAACACAACATTGAGTTAGAAAGAGTGTAA
- the LOC140981100 gene encoding protein SENESCENCE-ASSOCIATED GENE 21, mitochondrial-like, whose amino-acid sequence MARSFSNVKTVSALISNKISVYSVGGGVSNAVRMLKNESEEPTKISWIPDPVTGYYRPENKSQEIDAAELRRILIKDKARRH is encoded by the coding sequence ATGGCTCGTTCTTTCTCCAACGTTAAGACTGTGTCTGCTTTGATTTCCAACAAAATCTCTGTTTACTCCGTGGGTGGTGGTGTGTCAAACGCCGTGAGAATGCTAAAGAATGAGTCCGAAGAACCCACCAAGATCTCATGGATTCCGGACCCCGTTACCGGATATTACCGACCGGAGAACAAATCCCAAGAGATCGACGCCGCCGAGTTGCGGAGGATCCTCATCAAGGACAAAGCCAGACGACACTGA